Part of the Methanobacterium sp. genome, TGCAATAAACACTCTCTGCATCTCCCCTCCAGAAAGTTCATTTATCTGTCTATCTTTAAATTCAAGCATTTCAACAGAATTTAAAGCATTGATAACTGCTTTTCTATCTTCATCTTTGTAATTTTTAAATAATCCGTTGTATCTGCCCATCAGCACCACTTCAAAAACGTTGATGGGAAAAGAAATATCAAAATAAGTTTTTTGTGGTAAGTATCCTGTTAACTTCAGTGCATCTTTTTGATTTTTGCCAAATATTTTAATGCTTCCCTTAAGTGGCTTAACCAGGCCTAAAATAGCTTTTAAAAGCGTACTTTTGCCGCCCCCATTAGGACCTATAATTGCCATGAAATCGTTTTTACAGGCCTCAAGATTAATATCTTCTAAAATAGTAATGCCGTTGAAATTTACGCTCAAATTATTAATTTCCAGTGCTTTATCAGTCATGACAGACTCCTTTAAAACTGATTAATTTTGAAGCGAGCTTTTAAATGCTTCGGTCACTTTATTTAAGTTTTCAATGTAGTTTTTATCAAGATCATCTATCATCACCACCTGCCCCCCAATTTCAGATGCTACACTTTCAGCACTTTTTCTGCTGAACTGGGGGGAAATGAAAACTACTTTAATATTTTCTCTTCTTGCCTGGTCAATCAGGCTTACCATACCCTGTGGGGTTGGTTCTTT contains:
- a CDS encoding ABC transporter ATP-binding protein translates to MTDKALEINNLSVNFNGITILEDINLEACKNDFMAIIGPNGGGKSTLLKAILGLVKPLKGSIKIFGKNQKDALKLTGYLPQKTYFDISFPINVFEVVLMGRYNGLFKNYKDEDRKAVINALNSVEMLEFKDRQINELSGGEMQRVFIARALVREPLLLLLDEPTASVDPEMQKSFYELLSSLKLKMAIILVTHDVGVASSYVDNIACLNRKLYYHGTPEGSAAGIEAAYSCPIEIIGHGIPHRVFKEH